In a single window of the Litorilituus sediminis genome:
- a CDS encoding bifunctional diguanylate cyclase/phosphodiesterase yields the protein MVEEKVKSIIDSLSHAATDNFADVICLSLAKATHADYVFIAELDEQLTRATSISLAAHGEIQENISYLLANSPCEHVGQGSVCSYSENCQQAFPEDQLLFDMNISGYVGVPLRNEAGQTTGILVALFEQAIFAEQDVRALFLLFSGMIKKEMEKQALISELNIRNEIIEESQEAIIVCDKNVEIISVNKAFTKISGYTFKEVKGKNPKFLGSGLTDKHFYGDMWQAIHETGSWSGEIWNKKKTGEIFPEWLSISTICDENNEVSYYVAFFFDISKRKASESKIYKQANFDLLTGLANRFLFTEQVALAVNNAISGHKKSAILHMDLDLFKEINDVYGHDFGDQLLIQAAERLQSYIKSTDCVARISGDGFAILLNDISNEYIVNAIVKRILAAFSGAFIIGDISIQCTLSIGITVFQEHEQVSDIMKRAETAMYHAKDSGRNSYCYFSQKMQDTALRKLHLKNQLSHAIENRQLNVVYQPIISIKDKRVNKFEALVRWNNQGEWVSPEEFIQIAEEFSLIKELGQLVLSQACLVLKQLKQQGFNDVVFNINRSVFEIPLNQSENKQWLNTIEHFGLQPSDICFELTESALAPDKRNNEILFNLLRESGCTIALDDFGTGYSSLAYVRRIPIDYIKIDRSFITDMSTNEDDNILVSTIIAMSKALGKKVVAEGVETKEQLDLLSALSCDYIQGYLFSKPLPAEQLANYLSQFNFDDY from the coding sequence GTGGTTGAAGAAAAAGTAAAGTCGATTATTGATTCATTATCTCATGCCGCAACGGATAATTTTGCTGATGTTATTTGTTTATCGCTAGCAAAAGCGACTCATGCCGATTATGTTTTTATTGCTGAGCTTGATGAGCAGTTAACTCGAGCTACTTCAATTTCACTCGCTGCCCATGGCGAAATTCAAGAAAACATTAGTTACCTGTTGGCTAACTCTCCCTGTGAGCATGTTGGTCAAGGTAGTGTATGTAGCTATAGCGAGAACTGCCAACAAGCTTTTCCTGAAGACCAACTGCTATTTGATATGAATATATCGGGCTATGTTGGTGTGCCACTTAGAAATGAAGCGGGTCAAACTACGGGAATATTGGTGGCCTTATTTGAACAAGCCATTTTCGCTGAGCAAGATGTACGCGCCTTATTTTTATTGTTTAGTGGCATGATCAAAAAAGAAATGGAGAAGCAGGCGCTTATTTCTGAGTTAAATATTCGTAACGAGATAATAGAAGAAAGCCAAGAAGCCATTATTGTTTGCGATAAAAATGTTGAAATTATTAGTGTTAATAAAGCATTTACTAAAATATCGGGCTACACCTTTAAAGAAGTGAAAGGGAAGAACCCTAAATTTTTAGGCTCAGGCTTAACCGATAAGCATTTCTATGGTGATATGTGGCAGGCCATTCACGAAACGGGAAGCTGGTCTGGCGAAATCTGGAATAAGAAAAAAACAGGAGAAATTTTCCCTGAATGGTTATCTATAAGCACCATATGTGATGAAAACAATGAGGTGTCTTATTATGTTGCCTTCTTTTTTGATATCAGCAAGCGCAAAGCGTCTGAAAGCAAAATTTATAAGCAAGCCAATTTTGATTTACTGACAGGTCTGGCAAATCGCTTTTTGTTTACAGAACAAGTTGCACTTGCTGTTAATAACGCGATTAGTGGTCATAAAAAATCAGCCATATTGCATATGGACTTAGATTTATTTAAAGAAATTAATGATGTCTACGGTCATGATTTTGGTGACCAATTATTAATACAAGCAGCCGAAAGGTTACAATCTTATATTAAAAGTACAGATTGTGTTGCGCGAATATCGGGCGATGGCTTTGCTATTTTACTGAATGATATCAGTAATGAGTACATAGTTAATGCGATTGTAAAACGTATTTTAGCTGCATTTAGTGGTGCTTTTATTATTGGTGACATTAGCATTCAATGCACTTTGAGTATTGGTATTACCGTGTTTCAAGAACATGAGCAAGTAAGTGATATCATGAAGCGTGCAGAAACGGCCATGTATCACGCTAAAGATAGTGGCAGAAATTCTTACTGTTACTTTTCTCAGAAAATGCAAGATACTGCGCTTAGAAAACTGCATTTGAAAAATCAGCTCAGTCATGCCATTGAAAATAGGCAGCTTAATGTGGTTTATCAGCCAATTATTAGTATTAAAGATAAACGAGTTAATAAATTTGAAGCCTTAGTGCGCTGGAATAACCAAGGAGAATGGGTTTCCCCAGAGGAGTTTATTCAAATTGCTGAAGAGTTCTCTTTAATCAAAGAGTTAGGACAACTAGTACTGTCACAGGCTTGTCTGGTGTTGAAACAGCTAAAGCAACAAGGCTTTAATGATGTCGTTTTTAATATTAACCGCTCCGTTTTTGAAATCCCACTGAATCAAAGTGAAAATAAGCAATGGCTCAATACCATTGAGCACTTCGGTTTACAACCGAGTGATATTTGCTTTGAATTAACAGAAAGTGCTTTAGCACCAGATAAGCGTAATAATGAAATACTCTTTAATTTGCTACGTGAATCTGGCTGTACTATTGCGCTAGATGATTTTGGCACAGGCTATTCTTCTTTAGCCTATGTTCGCCGTATACCTATTGATTATATTAAGATTGATCGCTCTTTTATTACCGATATGAGTACTAATGAAGACGACAATATTTTAGTGTCAACCATTATTGCTATGAGCAAAGCCTTAGGTAAAAAAGTGGTAGCAGAAGGGGTTGAAACTAAGGAACAGCTTGATTTATTAAGCGCATTGTCCTGTGATTATATTCAAGGTTACTTGTTTTCAAAACCCTTACCCGCAGAGCAGCTGGCAAATTATTTGAGCCAGTTTAATTTTGATGATTATTAG
- a CDS encoding ABC transporter ATP-binding protein: MAESILKVEHISLAFGGVKALTDVSFSVERGSIFSIIGPNGAGKTSMLNCISGRYRPNAGTITFNKQDVTKLRPNDRADLGMGRTFQNLALFGHMTVLDNIMVGRHHLLKNNWITGPLYWATKAQKEELAHRRYVEEVIDFLEISHIRKSVAGTLSYGLRKRVELARAMALKPDLILLDEPMAGMNLEEKEDMARYILDLNEEFGITVVMIEHDMGVVMDISHQVMVLDFGKKLICGLPDEVMADPHVKRAYLGIEEDADSDILEAS; the protein is encoded by the coding sequence ATGGCTGAGTCAATACTCAAAGTAGAGCATATTTCCCTGGCCTTTGGCGGCGTAAAGGCACTAACTGATGTGAGCTTTTCGGTAGAACGCGGCTCTATATTTTCTATCATCGGGCCCAATGGTGCTGGCAAAACCTCAATGCTTAACTGTATATCAGGACGCTATCGCCCCAATGCCGGCACTATTACTTTCAATAAACAAGACGTTACTAAGCTCAGACCCAATGATAGAGCAGATTTGGGTATGGGGCGTACTTTCCAAAACTTAGCCTTGTTTGGCCATATGACGGTGCTCGATAACATCATGGTTGGTCGACATCACTTACTTAAAAATAACTGGATCACCGGGCCGCTTTATTGGGCGACAAAAGCGCAAAAAGAAGAGTTGGCGCATAGACGCTACGTGGAAGAGGTCATTGACTTTCTAGAAATTTCTCATATTCGAAAGTCTGTTGCAGGTACTTTGTCTTATGGTTTACGTAAGCGTGTTGAATTAGCGCGAGCTATGGCATTAAAACCTGATCTTATCTTATTAGATGAGCCTATGGCGGGCATGAACCTAGAAGAAAAAGAGGATATGGCTCGATACATTTTAGATTTAAATGAGGAGTTCGGCATTACCGTGGTCATGATTGAACATGATATGGGGGTGGTAATGGATATTTCTCATCAGGTGATGGTATTAGATTTTGGTAAAAAACTAATTTGTGGCTTACCTGATGAAGTAATGGCTGACCCTCATGTAAAACGAGCCTACCTAGGCATTGAAGAAGATGCTGATAGTGATATTTTGGAGGCAAGCTAA
- a CDS encoding hybrid sensor histidine kinase/response regulator has translation MFSNWILISVSIGYISLLFVIAHLGGKHRHKLKAHQHAIIYALSLGVYCTSWGFLGTTAQAANNSFSYISVYLAPILLFVFAWPFIQRIIKTSLALKITSIADLLSSRFGKSQRLAVLVTVVALIGTMPYIALQLKAIVYSFNILQENQIMPVWLLGFIVSILLAGFTMIFGIRTIDVTERHPGVMIAIAFESLVKLIAFIFVGIFVCFFIYDSPVDIWQQAKDHISIAEQFEFNNLVALIGMLIIVMSAFLCLPRQFQVMFVEIKEKKTSNLARSLFPLYVLVFAFFAAPLGLAGNLNYGNSLSPDAYVLFLPAFDGQMWLSLFAFLGAISAASSMVIVSTIALSTMLSNEIVFPLMFKFARQKDHDFHHFQAQLLLIRKVLVLLVVFLSYGMLLLSPPDTLSSLGEVAFGAIAQIGPALFVAFFWRRATLKGVMTGIISGFSVWALFNLIPQLGLYQHPLAQSSLPATTVITLLGLLCNIIMLFTVSLFSKQTIREQMQSKFFYKARKKTQSSLPRQPKVDIQELEFLLTRFIGSDKTNDFFQGFYQQQQESNRHRSTEKDFNEALIFQAEDTLASVIGSASAKLVISFALGGREMAFDQVAKLVEDNSTQQLEFSRSVLQSAIENASEGISVIDGDLKLVAWNKQYLDIFNYPENYIYIGCPISQLIRFNLSQQAYYVPDIDQQVEKRIQFIKQGSRHSSERKLKNGRTIHIEGNPIPGGGFVMIFSDITTYKQTEQVLKDENIDLESRVQARTSQLEQANKELALANKELAEARKKAEQAHLKKSQYLKACSHDLLQPLSAARLFASAITLNPKIPAQEREHIKQIDTSLEIANNLLLDLNEIARIESGNIVPSIAPVSVKQLFSLLKTEFSALTEEYQVEFRCKSRDLYIKTDASLLLRIIQNFLSNAFRYAAKGRVLLGCRRQGDFVAIQVLDNGPGIPKEKQQTVFEQFTQLNTGATIGHKGLGLGLNIAKSLATLLKHTITLSSQENYGSTFSIRVPICQKQYQETTSASNTHLTLQGVGVLCVDNEPDILTGMQQLLSAWQCKVYTASSISEAKARYAKYEDHIDILLVDYQLEDNSAKPSTTTNQENNGIGLIKALRQFSNYPLPAILITATTDEAVIIEAKQADIGYLRKIIKPLALRSLMSALMTKKLAQNYSSNYK, from the coding sequence ATGTTTTCAAATTGGATATTGATCAGTGTAAGTATCGGCTATATAAGTTTATTGTTTGTTATTGCTCATTTAGGAGGCAAACACCGCCATAAATTAAAAGCGCATCAGCACGCAATAATTTATGCTTTGTCTTTAGGTGTTTACTGTACTTCTTGGGGTTTTCTTGGCACCACAGCACAGGCTGCTAACAACTCATTTAGTTATATTTCAGTTTATCTCGCGCCTATTTTGCTGTTTGTTTTTGCTTGGCCTTTTATTCAACGCATAATCAAAACCAGTTTAGCGCTCAAGATAACCTCAATTGCCGACCTATTATCTTCTCGATTTGGTAAATCACAGCGCTTAGCAGTACTGGTCACTGTGGTAGCCTTAATAGGCACCATGCCCTATATTGCCTTGCAGCTAAAAGCGATTGTTTATTCATTTAACATACTGCAAGAAAACCAAATAATGCCTGTATGGTTACTCGGCTTTATCGTCAGTATATTGCTTGCCGGCTTTACCATGATCTTTGGTATTCGAACCATAGATGTCACCGAAAGACATCCTGGCGTTATGATAGCGATTGCTTTTGAGTCACTTGTTAAGCTCATCGCCTTTATTTTTGTCGGAATCTTCGTTTGTTTTTTTATTTACGACTCTCCCGTGGATATTTGGCAGCAAGCCAAAGATCACATTTCAATAGCTGAGCAGTTTGAATTTAATAACTTAGTTGCTTTAATTGGTATGCTCATTATTGTTATGTCAGCTTTTCTTTGCTTACCACGTCAATTTCAAGTGATGTTTGTCGAAATAAAAGAAAAGAAAACCAGCAACTTAGCAAGAAGCCTATTTCCGCTATACGTGTTAGTCTTCGCTTTTTTTGCCGCCCCGTTAGGTTTAGCTGGCAACCTCAATTATGGTAATTCCCTCTCACCTGATGCCTATGTACTTTTTTTACCCGCATTTGATGGCCAAATGTGGTTATCTTTGTTTGCCTTCTTAGGCGCTATTTCAGCAGCAAGCTCTATGGTGATAGTTTCAACTATCGCTTTAAGCACTATGCTCAGTAATGAAATTGTTTTCCCTCTCATGTTTAAGTTTGCTCGGCAAAAAGATCACGACTTTCATCATTTTCAGGCTCAGCTGCTGCTAATAAGAAAGGTACTGGTTTTATTGGTGGTATTTTTAAGTTATGGCATGTTATTACTTTCGCCACCAGATACGCTGTCATCACTAGGCGAAGTTGCTTTTGGTGCCATTGCACAAATTGGTCCTGCCCTCTTTGTTGCCTTTTTTTGGCGCAGAGCAACACTTAAAGGCGTGATGACAGGCATTATTTCTGGTTTTTCCGTTTGGGCGCTCTTTAACCTGATACCACAACTTGGCCTTTATCAACACCCGCTTGCACAATCCTCATTACCTGCGACTACGGTGATCACCTTATTAGGACTGTTATGTAACATCATCATGCTATTTACGGTGTCACTTTTTAGCAAGCAAACCATACGCGAACAAATGCAAAGTAAGTTTTTCTATAAAGCACGCAAAAAAACACAATCAAGCTTACCAAGGCAGCCTAAAGTCGATATCCAAGAGCTTGAGTTTCTATTAACGCGCTTTATTGGCAGTGACAAAACCAACGACTTTTTCCAAGGGTTTTATCAACAACAGCAAGAGTCAAACCGTCACCGCTCAACAGAAAAAGACTTCAATGAAGCGCTGATCTTTCAAGCAGAAGACACCTTAGCGAGTGTTATTGGCTCAGCCTCAGCTAAACTGGTTATTTCTTTTGCCCTAGGCGGCAGAGAGATGGCATTTGATCAAGTGGCTAAACTAGTTGAGGATAATTCAACTCAACAGTTAGAGTTTAGTCGTAGCGTATTACAAAGTGCCATTGAAAATGCCAGCGAAGGCATTTCAGTGATTGATGGCGATCTCAAACTGGTTGCCTGGAACAAACAATATTTAGATATTTTTAATTACCCGGAAAACTATATTTACATTGGCTGCCCAATTAGCCAGCTTATTCGCTTTAACCTAAGTCAGCAAGCCTACTATGTGCCAGATATAGATCAACAAGTTGAAAAACGTATTCAGTTTATCAAGCAAGGCTCTCGCCATAGCTCAGAAAGAAAACTAAAAAATGGCCGCACCATACATATTGAAGGCAACCCAATTCCCGGCGGTGGTTTTGTGATGATTTTTTCTGATATCACCACTTACAAACAAACAGAGCAGGTTCTTAAAGATGAAAATATTGATTTAGAATCTCGCGTTCAAGCGAGAACAAGCCAGTTAGAACAGGCCAACAAAGAGCTAGCGCTTGCCAATAAAGAACTCGCCGAAGCAAGGAAAAAAGCAGAACAAGCACACTTAAAGAAAAGTCAGTATTTAAAAGCCTGTAGCCATGATTTACTACAACCATTATCCGCAGCGCGATTATTTGCCTCTGCTATCACCTTAAACCCCAAAATACCCGCTCAAGAGCGCGAACATATCAAGCAAATTGATACCTCCTTAGAAATTGCCAATAATCTACTACTTGATTTAAATGAAATTGCGCGCATTGAAAGTGGCAATATAGTGCCAAGTATTGCCCCCGTTTCCGTTAAACAGCTCTTCTCTTTATTAAAGACAGAATTTAGTGCGCTCACGGAAGAATATCAGGTTGAATTTCGCTGTAAATCCAGAGATTTATATATCAAAACCGATGCCAGCTTATTATTGCGCATCATTCAAAACTTTTTATCTAATGCCTTTAGGTATGCAGCAAAAGGTCGGGTTTTACTTGGCTGTAGACGACAAGGTGACTTTGTCGCCATACAAGTACTGGATAATGGCCCAGGCATACCAAAAGAAAAGCAGCAAACGGTATTTGAACAATTCACCCAACTAAATACTGGCGCTACAATTGGTCATAAAGGGCTAGGACTTGGTCTCAATATAGCTAAGAGTTTGGCCACACTGTTAAAACACACCATCACACTAAGCTCTCAAGAAAATTATGGCAGCACCTTTAGCATTCGCGTACCCATTTGCCAAAAGCAATACCAAGAGACAACATCAGCAAGCAATACACACTTAACGTTACAAGGAGTTGGCGTGTTATGTGTTGACAATGAGCCTGATATTTTAACGGGAATGCAACAATTATTATCTGCTTGGCAATGTAAAGTGTATACCGCAAGCTCTATCAGTGAAGCCAAGGCTCGCTATGCAAAATATGAAGATCACATTGATATACTGCTGGTAGATTACCAACTAGAAGATAACTCAGCAAAGCCAAGCACAACAACAAATCAAGAAAATAATGGTATAGGTTTAATTAAAGCGCTACGCCAGTTTAGCAACTATCCGTTACCAGCTATATTAATTACCGCGACAACAGATGAAGCTGTCATTATTGAAGCAAAACAAGCGGATATTGGTTATCTAAGAAAAATTATAAAACCTTTAGCCCTTCGCTCACTGATGAGTGCCTTAATGACGAAAAAACTAGCGCAAAATTATTCAAGTAATTATAAATAA
- a CDS encoding DcaP family trimeric outer membrane transporter — MVTSKTKKLLLASSIVVASAAAQAGYEIKLSDEDKISFGGYIKVDARYVDGKVAYRDFWIGTGTPLEQSASQFRIFANETRFNTKYVHGDVTGFIELDFWGGGGNEVISNSANPRIRHAFIKYKDVLAGQTWSTFMNTSAIPESADFAGATPGLVFIRQGQVRYTLGNFQVSLENPETWGGDPANDDLPDVVARYNLKGDWGSVSFSALGRQLNTALGNTETAIGASIAGRIKTFGKDDFRFQLHQGELGRYIGVMVAKDVVGEKVEDMTAYLAAYRHFWTETLRTTVLYGKAKADVSGADRRQWSVNLFQNLTKQLAVGVEVGNFEMADMNVDSNYAQLSMKYVL; from the coding sequence ATGGTTACATCAAAAACTAAAAAATTATTACTAGCATCCTCTATTGTTGTCGCCTCAGCTGCTGCACAGGCAGGCTATGAAATAAAGCTTTCAGATGAAGATAAAATTTCATTTGGTGGTTACATCAAAGTCGATGCCCGTTATGTAGACGGCAAGGTGGCTTATCGCGATTTTTGGATAGGTACAGGTACGCCATTGGAGCAAAGCGCTTCACAGTTTCGTATTTTTGCTAACGAAACTCGCTTTAATACTAAATATGTACATGGTGATGTAACGGGTTTTATCGAGTTAGATTTTTGGGGCGGTGGCGGTAATGAAGTTATCTCTAATTCTGCTAATCCGCGTATTCGTCATGCTTTTATCAAGTATAAAGATGTCTTGGCGGGGCAAACTTGGTCAACCTTTATGAACACCAGTGCTATTCCTGAGTCAGCAGACTTTGCTGGCGCAACACCCGGTTTAGTTTTCATTCGTCAAGGGCAAGTGCGTTATACCCTGGGCAATTTTCAGGTATCGCTTGAAAACCCTGAAACCTGGGGCGGCGATCCGGCTAACGATGATCTGCCTGATGTTGTCGCTCGTTATAACTTAAAAGGTGATTGGGGCAGTGTTTCCTTTTCCGCGTTAGGTCGTCAGTTAAATACCGCACTAGGTAATACAGAGACCGCAATAGGTGCCTCAATTGCTGGTCGTATTAAAACCTTTGGTAAAGATGATTTTAGATTCCAGCTACACCAAGGTGAGCTAGGGCGCTATATCGGTGTTATGGTTGCTAAAGATGTTGTCGGTGAAAAAGTAGAAGATATGACCGCTTACTTAGCCGCTTATCGCCACTTCTGGACAGAAACCTTAAGAACAACGGTACTTTATGGTAAAGCAAAAGCTGATGTATCGGGCGCTGATAGAAGACAGTGGAGTGTGAATCTATTTCAAAACCTAACCAAACAACTTGCTGTTGGTGTGGAAGTGGGGAATTTTGAAATGGCTGATATGAATGTCGACTCAAACTATGCGCAATTATCAATGAAGTATGTTTTATAG
- a CDS encoding FHA domain-containing protein, with protein sequence MAYLALIVEDVVINKWELNQDELLIGRVKFCDIHIEDRAVSSKHARLVVKQVPYEQGGSVVVLEDLDSTNGTELNGRMISRQLLKNGDIIKIGFNQFKFVDGSALNLDETAVIVG encoded by the coding sequence ATGGCCTACTTGGCGCTAATTGTTGAAGATGTAGTCATTAATAAATGGGAATTAAACCAAGATGAATTACTTATTGGCCGCGTGAAGTTTTGTGATATTCATATTGAAGATAGAGCGGTTAGTTCAAAGCATGCCCGCTTAGTTGTTAAGCAAGTGCCTTATGAACAAGGGGGCAGTGTCGTTGTACTGGAAGATCTAGATAGTACCAATGGCACAGAGCTAAATGGCAGAATGATTTCAAGGCAACTGCTTAAAAATGGCGATATTATTAAAATCGGTTTTAATCAGTTTAAGTTTGTTGATGGCTCAGCACTTAATTTAGATGAAACCGCTGTTATTGTTGGCTGA
- a CDS encoding N-acetyltransferase family protein, producing MNYEIKSVSASHASDIANIYNYYVSNSIATFEEELVSTAQIQQRINSVIKGKLPWLVIMQADPVTGKEYVLGYAYASQWKERAAYRFSVEVSIYLAANQEAKGLGTKLYSTLFTALKSADIHAIIAGISLPNQASIALHEKFGFEKSAHFSQVGFKFNQWIDVGYWQVRRDKLTLDAATC from the coding sequence TTGAACTATGAAATTAAATCGGTAAGCGCTAGCCATGCCAGTGATATTGCCAATATTTATAACTATTATGTCAGCAATAGTATTGCCACCTTTGAAGAAGAGTTAGTTTCTACTGCGCAGATACAACAGCGAATTAACTCGGTAATTAAAGGCAAGTTACCTTGGCTCGTTATCATGCAAGCAGATCCTGTAACAGGGAAAGAATACGTGTTGGGCTATGCTTATGCCTCTCAATGGAAGGAAAGAGCCGCTTATCGATTTTCTGTGGAAGTGAGTATTTATCTGGCTGCCAATCAAGAGGCAAAAGGGCTAGGAACTAAACTTTATTCTACCTTATTTACGGCGTTAAAATCGGCAGATATTCATGCCATTATTGCCGGTATATCTTTACCTAACCAAGCCAGTATTGCCTTACATGAAAAATTTGGCTTTGAGAAAAGCGCACATTTTTCACAAGTGGGCTTTAAGTTTAATCAGTGGATAGATGTTGGTTATTGGCAGGTAAGGCGTGATAAGCTGACTTTAGATGCCGCAACTTGTTAA
- a CDS encoding PP2C family protein-serine/threonine phosphatase, whose translation MSYPVSTLCERGNIRANNEDAISFGFHVPLAAQWMVVADGMGGHLAGEVASKLLVEHVQAQMSKLQALPEEGWQVWLKQQLSQANEIIYNQAQNDQALQGMGTTGVLVVLVNMTCHIAWVGDSRAYLMRQQQLQQLTEDHTMIQFLLNKGAISAKEAQKANNKNLLSKAFGSKASIEVDYSQIPLAGDDVVMLSSDGLHDFLTNAELLTYLDNFRANPTQGSAICQQMYLHALEAKSKDNITLGLIAVEE comes from the coding sequence ATGAGTTATCCAGTCAGTACATTATGCGAACGAGGCAATATTAGAGCAAATAATGAAGACGCTATAAGTTTTGGTTTTCATGTACCTTTAGCTGCTCAGTGGATGGTTGTTGCTGATGGCATGGGCGGGCATTTAGCTGGTGAAGTGGCCAGTAAACTTTTAGTTGAGCACGTACAAGCGCAAATGTCGAAGCTACAAGCTTTACCTGAAGAAGGCTGGCAGGTCTGGTTAAAACAACAACTGAGCCAAGCAAACGAGATTATTTATAATCAAGCTCAAAACGATCAAGCACTGCAAGGTATGGGCACAACCGGTGTGCTTGTTGTCTTGGTTAATATGACATGTCATATTGCTTGGGTCGGTGATTCAAGAGCTTATTTAATGCGTCAGCAGCAATTGCAACAGTTGACCGAAGATCACACTATGATTCAGTTTTTGTTAAATAAAGGTGCTATCTCGGCAAAAGAGGCGCAAAAGGCGAACAACAAGAACTTATTATCAAAAGCATTTGGTAGTAAAGCCAGTATCGAGGTGGATTATAGTCAAATACCATTAGCTGGTGATGATGTTGTTATGCTATCTAGCGATGGTTTGCATGATTTTTTAACTAACGCTGAGTTGTTAACTTATTTAGATAATTTTAGGGCAAATCCTACTCAGGGGAGTGCGATTTGCCAGCAAATGTATTTACATGCCTTAGAGGCTAAAAGCAAAGATAATATTACATTAGGCTTAATTGCCGTAGAGGAATAG
- a CDS encoding response regulator — translation MNKSIKIVIADDHPLFRQALCLTLTSHFADVSLLEVDTIAALEQTLASVQYHELDLLLLDLDIPGAEGFTSLINIRQQYPELGVIVISGFEDEQTINKAMSYGAAGFIPKSTPVADMVVAIESVLAGNLWTPTGSYSAQPETIPQESKIASLTPKQYKILTMFADGLLNKQIAYELGLSESTIKSHASTIFLKLGVRNRTQAVILLSELQLNAAPFSQANK, via the coding sequence ATGAATAAATCAATAAAGATCGTTATTGCTGATGATCATCCGCTGTTTCGCCAAGCATTATGCCTAACGTTAACTTCACATTTTGCTGATGTTTCTCTGTTGGAAGTTGATACCATTGCTGCGCTTGAACAAACGCTGGCTTCGGTACAGTATCATGAACTTGATTTATTATTGCTTGATTTAGATATTCCGGGCGCAGAAGGCTTTACCAGTTTGATTAATATCAGGCAGCAGTATCCAGAGCTTGGTGTCATTGTTATTTCTGGTTTTGAAGATGAACAAACTATCAATAAAGCTATGAGTTATGGCGCAGCTGGCTTTATCCCTAAATCGACTCCTGTCGCTGATATGGTAGTGGCAATAGAGTCAGTACTGGCGGGTAACTTGTGGACACCAACAGGGAGCTATAGCGCGCAACCAGAAACTATTCCGCAAGAGAGTAAGATAGCATCACTAACCCCTAAGCAGTATAAAATTCTCACCATGTTTGCTGATGGTTTGTTAAATAAGCAAATCGCCTATGAATTAGGCTTGTCAGAGTCAACAATTAAAAGTCACGCCAGCACAATATTTTTAAAGTTGGGGGTACGAAATAGAACCCAAGCGGTTATTTTGCTGAGTGAATTACAGCTTAATGCTGCGCCTTTTAGTCAAGCAAATAAGTAA